The Sulfobacillus thermosulfidooxidans genome segment TATGTTTGTTGCAATGCCTGCATATTGCGATCGGGTGCTTCTGAAATGGCATTAGATGGAGAGGGGGGAGCAATCCCCCATCCATCCAATACCATCAGCACCGTAGGTCGTACCACGTTGCTGAACCCTTCTTTCCGTCAATCCGTCTGGTTAGTGGCCAATATCCGCCATTTTAAGAAATTCATCCACTTGCAATGATGCGCCGCCAACCAGCGAACCGTCAATATGTGCTTGTTCGAGAAATTGATGGATGTTCTTGGAAGAAACGCTTCCCCCGTATAACACGGGAACCGTATTGCTATCGTCCGAAATTTGTTTGGAGAGGATTTGGCGGATTAAGCCGGCCACTTCATTCGCTTGTTCAGGTTCAGGTACTTCCCCGCTACCGATCGCCCACACCGGTTCATAGGCCACCACCAGGGATTTCAATACCTCTGGACTCGCATAAGGAAAGATCGCCTCAATTTGGCGGGTAATAACGGCAAAGGTTTGTCCGGAACGATAATCATCGAGCGATTCACCGACGCACAAAATTGGACGCAAATGCGCGTCAAAGGCTTGAGCGACTTTTTGCCCAATCAAAGCATCTGTTTCACCAAAAAGGTTGCGCCGTTCAGAGTGACCAACAATGACCCACCGAGCCCCGGCTTCATGGATTAAATAGCCTGATAACGCCCCAGTGAGAGCACCTTCTCGCCCTAAATCGAGATTTTGTGCCCCCAGCATGACCGGTGAGGTGGCTAATTCTTGTCCGACAGCCCAAAGGCTTAAGGCTGTCGGACAAATAATCAATTGATGCTTTGGAGACACATTTTCTAAACGGCGAACCAATTCCCTAGCAAAAGCACGCCCTTCCTCCACCGTTTTATGCATTTTCCAGTTCGCAATGAGAAAAGTCTCGCGCGTATCGTTCACCCCCTATTCATGCACGGCATGTTTCAAGGCACGCACGCCGGGAAGATCTTCCCCTTCAAGATAGCGCAAGGTAGCGCCACCGCCTGTGGAAATGTGAGTAAGCTTGTCTTTGACGCCCGCTTTGTTCACCGCAGCGACGGAATCGCCGCCGCCTACTACCACCGCAGCATTAAGGTGAGCCAATTCTCGGGCTACAGCCAGTGTGCCTTGAGCAAACGCTTCAAACTCAAAAACACCCATGGGCCCATTCCATAGGACCGTTTTCGCCGGATTCAGTGCCTGGACAATCGCCTTGACCGTCTCAGGACCAATGTCGAGCGCCATTTCATCGGAGTGAATATCTGTTATCTTGGCAACCCGAGATGGGGCATCGGCCTTAAATTCTTTCGCTAAAACCATATCCGTAGGCAAGATGACAGGAATTCCTTTAGTCTTAGCTCGTTCGACCAGGTCTTTTGCCGTATTCACGGCCCCCGGTTCAACCAAGGACTTTCCCATATCATAGCCTTCAGCATACAAAAAGGTATTGGCCATCCCGCCGCCAATGATGAGCCCGTCGACTAAATCTAGCAGACGAGCCAATAATTTTACCTTGTCACTGACCTTGGCACCACCAATAATCGCCCAATACGGACGCTGGGGGTGGGTCAAAATCTCATCTAATGTGTCTAATTCTTCGGCCATTAAAAGGCCCGCATACGCTGGTAAAAATTCTGGCACCCCGACAATCGAAGCATCTTCGCGGTGGGATGTACCAAAAGCATCATTGACGTAAATATCGGCAAGACTCGCCAGGTACGCGGCAAATTCACGGGAATTTGTTTTTTCGCCCGGATGAAAACGCAAGTTTTCCAAAATTAAGAGTTCCCCGGGTTTTAATGCCTGGCTGGCTTCCGTAACCCTGGGCGACATGACCTCATTCACAAAACGCACGGGGAAGTCCAAGTGTTCTTGCAAATAGTCGAATACCGGTTGCAATGAATCTTGCGGATTGGGTGATTTGGGACGGCCCCGGTGACTGATCGCGATCACGCGACCACCTTTTTGCAACAAGGATTTTAGCGTGGGTAATGACCCTTGAATGCGGCTGTCATCTGTAATTTTTCCCGTAGTGGGATCGATGGGAATATTAAAATCGACCCGTACAAGAATACGCTTTCCATAGATATCTCCCAGTTCCTCCATGCGACGAAATGCGTTTGTCATCTTACACGCCCTTTTCCGCAACGAGTTCGGTCAATTCGACCAGCCGATTGGCATAACCCCATTCATTGTCGTACCACGCCAAGACTTTGGCCATATGATCCCCGACAACCATGGTTTCTAACCCGTCGACAATACTGGAATGCGGATTGCCCTTGAAATCAGATGACACGAGAGGTTTATCCGTAAATTGCAAAATCCCTTTCAATGAGGTTTCAGCGGCTTTCTGGAAGGATTCATTGATGGCTTGAACCGATACGGATTCGCGGGTATTGACTGTCAAATCAACAATCGAAACAACGGGAGTGGGAACGCGTAAAGACATGCCATTTAGCTTGCCTTTCAATTGGGGGAGCACCAAATGCAGTGCCCGGGCGGCTCCTGTGCTGCTTGGAATAATGTTAATGGCGCCAGCTCGCGCCCGCCGCAAATCTTTATGCGGGAGATCCAATAACTTTTGGTCATTGGTATACGAGTGCACGGTGGTCATCATACCGGATTCGATACCAAACACCTCGTCAAGAACTTTCGCTACAGGGGCTAAGCAGTTGGTGGTACAAGAGGCGTTGGAGATCACATTGTCGTGGGAAGGATCATAAAGTTGTTGGTTTACGCCTAATACGATCGTCCGGTCTTCATTCGATGCTGGAGCCGATATAATGACTTTTTTAGCCCCGCCACCTTCAATATGTGCTCGTGCCTTATTGGCATCCGTAAACAATCCTGTCGATTCAATCACGATATCAACGCCATATTGTTTCCATGGGATTGCGCCGGGGTCTCTTTGCGCAGAGACGATGATTTCTTTTCCGTTTACAATCAGATTTGAACCTTCTGCCCTCACATCCGCATCAAAAATTCCATAATTGGAATCATATTTCAGGAGATGAGCAATGGTCGTGGCATCCGTCAAATCATTGATAGCAACTATCTCAAAAATATCTTGTTTTTGCGCAATTCGGAAAAACCTACGCCCAATACTTCCAAATCCATTGATACCAACTCTTACCACTGTATAACCTCCTATAGACATGGGATGAAATGACGCTCGTGAATATTGTAACGAAAACAACGGAATTTGGCATCACTTTCTCGGTGAAATGAGTTGACTTTTGCCAATTTTACGTCGGGTTCGAGGTGAACCGCTAGTCATTCAATTCTTGGCGCTGACCACTTACCATATATATTACCCATTCGCCAAGATTCGTCGCATGATCCGCTACCCGTTCAATATAATTGGCCACAAACAAAAGATAGGTGCCTTGTCCAATAGTTTCAGGCTGAGCCCGCATAATTTCTAGCAATTCTCGGAACACGCGGGCATAAAGATGATCGACATCGTCGTCCAATCGGATCATGGTCATTGCTTCTTCAATACTACGGTGAATATAGGCATTTAATGCTAGGCGAACCATGGAACTGGTGAGTCGCGCCATTTCCGGGATATCGATAAGGGGTTTGATAGGGGGCTCATGATTCAGCCTCACCGTCACTTTGGCAATATCCGAAGCATGATCCGCCATCCGCTCAAGATCTGTAATAATCTTAAGAACCGTCGAAACCACACGCAAATCACTGGCTAAAGGCTGTTGCAGGGCTAAAAGCGTCAAACACCGGCGCTCGATATCCATTTCCATGGCATCGACCCGGTCATCATCGGCAATCACTTGATGCGCCAAGGCGACATCTTGTTCGGTTAAAGACCGTACAGCACGCCGCAATTGGTCTTCGACCAATGCCCCCATGCGTATTAATTCCTGCTCAAGTTCCGTTAATTGGTGATGAAATGTTTGCCGCACCATGCTTAAAGACTCCTCAAGGTCTATTGGGAGGAATTAATCAAATCGGCCAGTCAAAAATTCTTCCGTTCGTTTTTCTCTTGGAGCCGTAAAGATATCTTGGGTAAAACCCATTTCAATTAGCTGGCCCTGTTCAAAAAAGGCCACCACATCGGATACCCTCGCGGCTTGTTGCAAATTGTGCGTCACAATAATCATCGTATATTGTGACTTTAATTGCACAATCAATTCCTCAATCTTGGCACTAGAAACGGGATCTAAAGAAGCCGTGGGCTCATCCAACAATAAGACTTGCGGATCGACGGCTAAGGCCCTCGCAATGCATAAGCGTTGTTGCTGCCCTCCCGATAATGTGCTAGCACTTCGCCGCAGCTTTCCTCGCACTTCATCCCATAACGCTGCTCGCTTTAAGCTATCTTCCACAGTTTTACGTAATTGTGTCGAGGATTTGATGCCAAAAATTCGCGGGCCATATGCCACATTGTCAAAAATCGTCATAGGAAAGGGATTAGGATGTTGAAAGACCATGCCCACGGTACGTCTCAAATGGGTCACATCAACGTGATCATCGAGAACATCGAAGCTCCCTACCCGCACGCTCCCTTCAATTCTGACAAGTGCCAACCGTTCAATCATCCGGTTTAACACCCTCAAAAAGGTGGATTTTCCACATCCCGACGGACCAATAATGGCTAACACTTGTCCAGCATCAACACGTAAGTTAATGTTTTTCAAGGCTGGCGTATGGCCATACCATACCGAAAGATGGCGGACTTCAATATCGGGTACAGAACGATCGTCCACGTTGCCCAATCTCCCTCTCCTTTCTCTTTCACAGCCATAAGCGTTGGGCTCTTACAGACCTTTCACCCACTGCGCCAATTTCTGACTTCCCCATAACACCAAGAAAACCGCTGCCAGCAGCACCACACCAGTGGCAGCCGCTTCTTGATGGGCATCTGGCATGAGCCCCTCGGTTCTGACATACCATAAATGGACAGCTAAAGTTTCCCCTGGTGCCGACAAGGCGAAATGGTTTCCCACGTTGAGACCTGCTGTATAAATTAACGCGGCCGTTTCGCCCATCAAGCGGGCCACAGTCAAGCCTACCTGTTCAATCATATCCGCCAAG includes the following:
- the tpiA gene encoding triose-phosphate isomerase; the encoded protein is MNDTRETFLIANWKMHKTVEEGRAFARELVRRLENVSPKHQLIICPTALSLWAVGQELATSPVMLGAQNLDLGREGALTGALSGYLIHEAGARWVIVGHSERRNLFGETDALIGQKVAQAFDAHLRPILCVGESLDDYRSGQTFAVITRQIEAIFPYASPEVLKSLVVAYEPVWAIGSGEVPEPEQANEVAGLIRQILSKQISDDSNTVPVLYGGSVSSKNIHQFLEQAHIDGSLVGGASLQVDEFLKMADIGH
- a CDS encoding phosphoglycerate kinase, whose product is MTNAFRRMEELGDIYGKRILVRVDFNIPIDPTTGKITDDSRIQGSLPTLKSLLQKGGRVIAISHRGRPKSPNPQDSLQPVFDYLQEHLDFPVRFVNEVMSPRVTEASQALKPGELLILENLRFHPGEKTNSREFAAYLASLADIYVNDAFGTSHREDASIVGVPEFLPAYAGLLMAEELDTLDEILTHPQRPYWAIIGGAKVSDKVKLLARLLDLVDGLIIGGGMANTFLYAEGYDMGKSLVEPGAVNTAKDLVERAKTKGIPVILPTDMVLAKEFKADAPSRVAKITDIHSDEMALDIGPETVKAIVQALNPAKTVLWNGPMGVFEFEAFAQGTLAVARELAHLNAAVVVGGGDSVAAVNKAGVKDKLTHISTGGGATLRYLEGEDLPGVRALKHAVHE
- the gap gene encoding type I glyceraldehyde-3-phosphate dehydrogenase, which encodes MVRVGINGFGSIGRRFFRIAQKQDIFEIVAINDLTDATTIAHLLKYDSNYGIFDADVRAEGSNLIVNGKEIIVSAQRDPGAIPWKQYGVDIVIESTGLFTDANKARAHIEGGGAKKVIISAPASNEDRTIVLGVNQQLYDPSHDNVISNASCTTNCLAPVAKVLDEVFGIESGMMTTVHSYTNDQKLLDLPHKDLRRARAGAINIIPSSTGAARALHLVLPQLKGKLNGMSLRVPTPVVSIVDLTVNTRESVSVQAINESFQKAAETSLKGILQFTDKPLVSSDFKGNPHSSIVDGLETMVVGDHMAKVLAWYDNEWGYANRLVELTELVAEKGV
- the phoU gene encoding phosphate signaling complex protein PhoU, with protein sequence MVRQTFHHQLTELEQELIRMGALVEDQLRRAVRSLTEQDVALAHQVIADDDRVDAMEMDIERRCLTLLALQQPLASDLRVVSTVLKIITDLERMADHASDIAKVTVRLNHEPPIKPLIDIPEMARLTSSMVRLALNAYIHRSIEEAMTMIRLDDDVDHLYARVFRELLEIMRAQPETIGQGTYLLFVANYIERVADHATNLGEWVIYMVSGQRQELND
- the pstB gene encoding phosphate ABC transporter ATP-binding protein PstB codes for the protein MGNVDDRSVPDIEVRHLSVWYGHTPALKNINLRVDAGQVLAIIGPSGCGKSTFLRVLNRMIERLALVRIEGSVRVGSFDVLDDHVDVTHLRRTVGMVFQHPNPFPMTIFDNVAYGPRIFGIKSSTQLRKTVEDSLKRAALWDEVRGKLRRSASTLSGGQQQRLCIARALAVDPQVLLLDEPTASLDPVSSAKIEELIVQLKSQYTMIIVTHNLQQAARVSDVVAFFEQGQLIEMGFTQDIFTAPREKRTEEFLTGRFD